In a single window of the Tellurirhabdus bombi genome:
- a CDS encoding glycoside hydrolase family 2 protein — protein MKTLNYLRSCLFFWILLGISTTIFAQSATNKLTPATILSRWEKQVTPENAWREYPRPQLVRSAWQNLNGWWEYAIRPKTEGQPAKFDGQILVPFCVESTLSKVTKPLTDAQRLWYRRTVTIPADWKNQRVLLHFGAVDYECNLWVNGGLVGSHTGGSDPFDFDITDFLKSGQNTLVLGVTDPTTEGEQPRGKQVFNPHSIWYTPVSGIWQTVWLEPVPNPVFIEEVRLTPELDSSRVRVEVLTNRPITNPTTGFRLTAMDGTQTVATTIIRAGRTGFLSVKNPKLWSPDTPFLYNLKVEIVPVKDPFQGTENRNRPRHNEAERSAYAKAEVSGTPIDAVTSYFAMRKISMGPGNVAGQPFLLLNNKPVFQNGPLDQGWWPGSLLTPPSDDAMVFEIDFLKKSGFNMLRKHIKVEPARYYYHCDRLGILVWQDMPSGFLEGQNMDPRETVEPLRRSKGKEQFELELRRMMNRLHNHPSIVTWVVHNEGWGQYDNVRLANWTKALDPSRLVNAVSGWSDLGAGDFYDIHTYEEVPREPAAKKDRVIVVGEFGGIGWPITGHLWNPNNRNWGYQTYQDKDAVLKAYRTKYAKMVEMYQKLGVSAAVYTQTTDVEGEVNGLLTYDREVIKIPVETLREIHAPLFK, from the coding sequence ATGAAAACCCTTAATTACCTGCGATCCTGCTTATTCTTTTGGATTCTTTTAGGAATAAGCACCACCATTTTTGCCCAATCAGCCACCAACAAGCTGACTCCAGCCACCATTCTTAGCCGCTGGGAAAAGCAAGTGACGCCCGAAAATGCCTGGCGGGAATACCCCCGTCCTCAACTGGTTCGGTCAGCCTGGCAGAACCTGAACGGCTGGTGGGAATACGCAATCCGCCCCAAAACCGAAGGACAGCCGGCCAAATTTGACGGCCAGATTCTGGTGCCTTTCTGCGTAGAATCGACCCTTTCCAAGGTGACCAAGCCTCTAACCGACGCCCAGCGTTTGTGGTATCGCCGAACGGTTACCATTCCTGCCGACTGGAAAAACCAGCGCGTTTTGCTTCATTTTGGCGCGGTCGATTATGAATGCAATTTGTGGGTAAACGGCGGGCTGGTTGGCTCGCACACGGGCGGTTCCGATCCTTTCGATTTTGACATTACTGACTTTCTGAAATCGGGTCAGAATACACTGGTTTTGGGCGTGACCGATCCGACGACCGAAGGTGAGCAACCGCGCGGCAAACAGGTATTCAACCCCCATAGCATCTGGTATACTCCTGTTTCGGGTATTTGGCAAACAGTTTGGTTGGAACCCGTGCCCAATCCGGTCTTTATCGAAGAAGTTCGCCTGACTCCTGAGCTGGACTCCAGCCGCGTTCGGGTAGAAGTTTTAACGAATCGGCCAATTACTAACCCAACAACTGGCTTCCGCCTCACCGCGATGGACGGTACCCAGACCGTTGCTACAACCATCATTCGTGCCGGTAGAACGGGCTTTCTGAGCGTGAAAAATCCGAAGCTCTGGTCACCCGATACTCCTTTTCTGTATAACCTGAAAGTCGAGATTGTTCCGGTGAAAGACCCCTTCCAGGGTACAGAAAACCGCAATCGGCCCCGCCACAACGAAGCCGAACGTTCGGCATACGCCAAGGCTGAAGTAAGCGGAACGCCAATTGACGCCGTAACGAGCTATTTCGCGATGCGGAAAATTTCGATGGGCCCCGGAAATGTAGCAGGTCAACCGTTTTTATTGCTGAATAACAAGCCTGTGTTTCAGAATGGCCCGCTCGATCAGGGCTGGTGGCCGGGTAGCTTGCTCACGCCGCCTTCCGATGATGCCATGGTTTTTGAGATCGATTTTCTGAAAAAATCGGGCTTTAACATGCTTCGGAAGCATATCAAAGTCGAACCAGCTCGCTATTATTACCACTGCGACCGCCTGGGTATTTTGGTTTGGCAGGACATGCCGTCTGGCTTCTTGGAGGGCCAGAACATGGATCCTAGAGAAACCGTTGAGCCATTGCGCCGCTCGAAGGGCAAAGAGCAATTTGAACTGGAGCTCCGCCGCATGATGAACCGACTTCATAATCACCCCAGCATTGTTACCTGGGTTGTGCATAACGAAGGCTGGGGACAATACGATAACGTGCGGCTGGCTAATTGGACCAAAGCACTCGATCCGAGTCGGTTAGTTAATGCAGTTAGTGGCTGGAGCGATCTGGGTGCAGGTGATTTCTACGACATCCACACGTACGAGGAAGTACCCCGTGAACCGGCAGCGAAAAAAGACCGCGTGATTGTGGTTGGTGAATTTGGCGGTATCGGCTGGCCAATAACCGGACATTTATGGAACCCCAATAACCGAAACTGGGGCTACCAGACCTACCAGGACAAAGATGCCGTGTTGAAGGCTTACCGGACTAAATACGCCAAAATGGTAGAAATGTACCAGAAATTGGGCGTTTCTGCCGCCGTTTACACCCAAACAACGGATGTAGAAGGCGAGGTTAACGGGCTCCTCACCTACGACCGGGAAGTCATTAAGATTCCGGTAGAAACCTTGCGCGAGATACACGCTCCACTTTTTAAATAA
- a CDS encoding S9 family peptidase — translation MKRSSLLLTSLLLSGITLAQTPAKRPMRPSDIERLQGISDPQVSPDGSWVAYVLSSVDAAKDKRNADVWMVSWDGQQSVQLTNSPDSESRPRWSPDGKYLSFMAARNGSESQLWLLDRRGGEGKKLTDLKGEIEEYEWSPDGKKIALIIKDKSVADSAKGKARTPYLVDRYQFKQDIKGYLDRRPAHLYLFDVATKKLDTLTTGIHDESTPVWSPDGTKIAFVSNRTADPDKNENTDLWLIDTRRGATPRQLTTWAGRDYNPVWSPDGKRLAYLRSTSADNFIMYDQPTLNVLAVDGGEPTILSKALDRPVRNPRWSTDGQSIAVLVDDDRQAYVGQYALNTGKFTKVIGGDRIFTDLKNQGSGSWLTMMAEPQLPGELYALEGGNLRRLTKIQDEFVASLQLASVEGFTSRSKDGTQVSGLLYRPSNIPADKKLPLILYIHGGPVSQDTYGFDLTRQLLAAGGYAVAAVNYRGSSGRGLAYCKAIYADWGNKEVADILGATDYLVQKGIADPERMGIGGWSYGGILTNYTIATDTRFKAAASGAGSSLQLTMYGSDQYVNQYEHELGTPWKNLDKWLKLSYPFLKADRIKTPTQFMASEKDFNVPVAGSEQMYQALTSLGVPTQLIIYPGQFHGITTPSYQRDRIERYLQWFDKYLKPGAVALGK, via the coding sequence ATGAAACGTTCCTCTTTACTACTAACCAGCTTGCTCCTTTCGGGCATAACGCTGGCTCAAACACCGGCCAAACGACCCATGCGCCCGTCTGACATTGAGCGCTTGCAAGGCATCAGTGATCCGCAAGTATCCCCTGACGGTAGTTGGGTGGCCTACGTTCTTTCGTCTGTCGATGCAGCCAAAGACAAACGCAACGCTGATGTCTGGATGGTAAGCTGGGATGGCCAGCAGTCGGTTCAGCTGACGAACAGCCCCGATAGTGAATCCCGGCCACGTTGGAGTCCCGACGGAAAATACCTGTCTTTCATGGCCGCTCGAAACGGTTCGGAAAGCCAGCTCTGGCTACTGGATCGCCGGGGTGGCGAAGGCAAAAAATTAACTGACCTAAAGGGCGAAATTGAAGAATACGAATGGTCACCGGATGGCAAAAAAATTGCCCTGATCATTAAAGACAAAAGCGTGGCCGACTCTGCTAAGGGAAAAGCCAGAACGCCCTATTTGGTTGACCGCTACCAATTTAAGCAGGATATAAAAGGCTATCTGGATCGGCGCCCAGCTCACCTGTACCTATTTGATGTAGCCACGAAAAAACTAGATACCTTAACAACCGGGATACACGACGAATCGACGCCGGTCTGGTCGCCTGACGGTACTAAAATTGCCTTTGTTAGCAACCGCACGGCTGATCCCGACAAAAACGAAAACACCGACCTCTGGCTTATCGACACCCGGCGCGGTGCCACGCCCCGGCAATTGACCACCTGGGCTGGTCGTGATTACAACCCCGTCTGGAGTCCGGATGGGAAACGGTTGGCTTACCTGCGTTCGACCTCGGCGGATAATTTTATCATGTACGATCAGCCAACGCTGAATGTGTTGGCAGTCGATGGCGGTGAGCCAACGATCCTCTCCAAGGCCCTCGACCGGCCCGTTCGCAATCCGCGCTGGTCAACGGATGGGCAGTCAATTGCTGTTTTGGTTGATGACGACCGCCAGGCATACGTAGGTCAATATGCTTTGAATACCGGGAAATTCACCAAAGTTATCGGCGGCGACCGCATCTTCACTGATCTCAAAAATCAGGGTTCAGGCAGTTGGTTAACGATGATGGCCGAACCCCAGCTCCCCGGTGAATTGTATGCGCTGGAAGGTGGGAACCTGCGCCGGTTAACCAAAATACAGGACGAATTTGTGGCTTCTCTTCAGCTTGCTTCCGTGGAAGGCTTTACCTCCCGTAGCAAAGATGGCACGCAGGTTTCGGGCTTACTGTACCGCCCGTCCAATATACCTGCCGACAAAAAGCTCCCGCTCATTCTATACATTCACGGTGGGCCTGTCAGCCAGGATACGTATGGATTTGACCTGACCCGGCAGCTGTTGGCTGCCGGTGGATATGCCGTTGCCGCCGTTAATTACCGAGGTAGCAGCGGTCGGGGTCTGGCTTACTGCAAAGCCATTTACGCCGATTGGGGCAATAAAGAAGTGGCGGATATTCTGGGCGCTACGGATTATTTGGTGCAGAAAGGCATTGCCGACCCCGAACGCATGGGCATTGGGGGCTGGAGCTATGGGGGCATTCTGACGAATTATACGATTGCGACGGATACCCGTTTCAAGGCGGCAGCCAGCGGAGCGGGCAGCTCGTTACAATTAACCATGTACGGCTCCGATCAATATGTCAATCAATACGAACATGAGCTTGGAACGCCCTGGAAAAACCTGGATAAATGGCTGAAGCTCTCCTATCCTTTTTTAAAAGCAGATCGCATTAAAACGCCCACGCAGTTTATGGCCAGCGAAAAAGATTTCAACGTACCGGTGGCGGGTAGTGAACAAATGTACCAGGCCCTTACCTCATTGGGTGTTCCAACGCAGCTGATCATCTATCCCGGTCAGTTTCACGGCATTACTACGCCTAGCTACCAGCGCGACCGAATTGAACGCTACCTGCAATGGTTTGATAAGTATTTGAAGCCGGGAGCAGTTGCACTGGGAAAATAG
- a CDS encoding response regulator, whose amino-acid sequence MVKRPRVALIDDDPNFMDLFVRAMQVECDQVTIKRYNTGTDLLSDLLASTHSDCPHLILMDLSLPGRNGIEVAQAVRQMHSFRAIPILLLTSSDQPKEVQHAYEQGLNAYISKPFSYREMKVLVKQICDYWLTAGQLPNLE is encoded by the coding sequence ATGGTAAAAAGACCCAGGGTCGCTCTCATCGATGATGACCCTAACTTTATGGATTTATTTGTTCGGGCCATGCAGGTTGAGTGTGACCAGGTTACCATAAAACGTTACAATACCGGCACGGATTTACTTAGCGATTTATTAGCCTCCACTCATTCGGACTGTCCCCACCTTATTCTTATGGATTTGAGCTTGCCCGGGCGAAATGGCATTGAGGTTGCCCAGGCCGTTCGCCAGATGCATTCTTTCAGAGCTATTCCAATTTTATTGCTCACCAGTTCCGATCAGCCGAAAGAGGTTCAACATGCTTACGAACAAGGCCTTAATGCATATATCAGCAAACCCTTTTCCTACCGGGAAATGAAAGTTTTGGTGAAACAGATTTGCGATTACTGGCTTACAGCAGGACAACTACCTAATTTGGAATGA
- a CDS encoding AraC family transcriptional regulator → MQSNVPVYKLHSFPRHEPEALFYMTRLEKLVQEFKGIDKPHSHTFYLVMWIGTGGGTHTIDFKTYNLAPNQLYFLTPGQVHSWQLSPDIQGYNLFLEANFFRSRFGNRLQQYPFFHSHQHQPLLEVSDQKGLFQDLFSYAFQEYENRRLNRSEVFLSYIHIILETANRLYSQQLTETDTHLYDRIRQYEDLLEKHFLTTREVGAYAEKMNLTPNYLNHICKKVLSKTASQLLHERQVIEAQRLLTHTTQSIKEIGFLLGFDDPSYFVRFFKKQTGSTPADFRQQLLNNR, encoded by the coding sequence ATGCAGTCTAACGTTCCCGTTTACAAACTTCATTCCTTTCCCCGTCATGAGCCCGAAGCGCTTTTTTACATGACCCGGTTGGAGAAGCTGGTACAGGAATTTAAAGGCATCGACAAACCACACTCGCATACCTTCTATCTGGTTATGTGGATTGGAACCGGAGGAGGCACTCATACCATCGACTTCAAAACGTATAACTTAGCCCCTAACCAACTTTATTTTCTTACGCCCGGGCAAGTCCATAGCTGGCAGTTATCTCCTGATATTCAAGGGTATAATTTATTTCTGGAAGCTAATTTTTTTCGAAGCCGCTTCGGAAATCGCCTGCAACAGTATCCTTTTTTTCATTCCCACCAGCACCAGCCGCTTCTGGAAGTTTCCGATCAGAAGGGACTTTTTCAGGACCTATTTTCGTATGCTTTCCAGGAATACGAAAATAGGCGTCTAAACCGATCTGAGGTTTTTCTTTCTTACATCCACATTATTCTGGAAACAGCAAACCGCCTTTATAGTCAACAGTTAACCGAAACCGACACGCATCTATACGACCGCATTCGGCAATATGAAGATTTATTGGAGAAGCATTTCCTGACAACCCGCGAAGTAGGTGCCTACGCGGAGAAAATGAACCTTACTCCTAATTACCTCAATCATATTTGTAAAAAAGTACTGAGTAAAACGGCTAGCCAGCTTTTGCACGAGCGCCAGGTTATTGAAGCCCAGCGCCTATTAACTCATACGACTCAATCAATCAAGGAAATTGGCTTTCTGTTAGGCTTTGACGACCCTTCCTATTTTGTGCGCTTCTTCAAAAAGCAGACCGGCTCTACACCCGCTGATTTCCGTCAACAATTACTCAACAATCGTTGA
- a CDS encoding DUF983 domain-containing protein — translation MLKDSPLYSIAFNKCPRCHQGDFFVTKSAFSRRFDEMHTDCPHCGEPLTPEPGFYWGAMFVSYAFYTIYTLLTFFVFVQWLKVDLDYYLIGLTPTLVLLTPYFFRLARRSWLTIFTSYDPNKQRVQIKNT, via the coding sequence ATGTTAAAAGACAGCCCTTTATACAGCATTGCCTTTAATAAATGCCCACGTTGCCACCAAGGAGACTTTTTTGTTACTAAAAGTGCATTCAGCCGCCGCTTTGACGAAATGCATACTGACTGTCCGCACTGTGGCGAACCGCTTACCCCGGAACCCGGCTTTTATTGGGGCGCTATGTTTGTAAGCTATGCGTTTTATACCATCTATACGTTGCTTACTTTCTTTGTTTTTGTTCAGTGGCTAAAGGTTGATCTGGATTATTACCTCATCGGGTTGACGCCTACTTTAGTGCTATTGACGCCTTATTTTTTCCGCCTGGCCCGTCGAAGCTGGTTGACTATCTTCACGAGCTACGATCCAAATAAGCAACGCGTTCAGATCAAGAATACTTAA
- the sppA gene encoding signal peptide peptidase SppA: MRQFLKYVLATFVGLIVFSFVGFMLLIGIGSALSSASSDETTVKENSVLKLNLNNPIREIGVENPFSSFGPFNSDGDVIGIIDLKQALANAKLDPNIKGVYLQTEYPQAGWATLEEVRMALLDFKKSKKFVYAYGEVMTEKGYYLASIADNIYVNPAGAVEWNGLDAEYTFFKGTLDKLNIKPVIFRVGEFKSAVEPFLYEKMSEASKLQTASFLNSMNNHFASAIATSRNVSVAALKKEADELSIQTPQDALRAKLVTRVAYYDEVETDMRKKLGIDEKKKIDFVSLGKYGKAKKYVEEGNIKNRIAVIVASGDIVSGKDDNNIASDNITEQLRKARLDDKVKAIVMRINSPGGSALASDVMWREIELAKKAKPVIASMSDYAASGGYYMAMGCNQIVAYPNTITGSIGIFGMLFNTEGFFKEKLGITYDRVLTNAHSDFPTLTREMSPFERDVLQKNVERGYAIFTSKAAQGRKMPVDSLRKLASGRVWTGEQAKANGLVDKLGGLDDAIKLAAQSAKLKEGDYRVRYIPEKKNAIEELLKGFTGGDEETKLSAHVGELAPYIQYLKKLKNMQGVQARLPFEIDIK; this comes from the coding sequence ATGCGGCAATTTTTGAAATATGTTCTAGCCACCTTCGTCGGACTCATCGTCTTTTCGTTTGTGGGATTTATGCTGCTCATTGGAATCGGATCGGCCCTCAGTTCTGCTTCCAGCGATGAAACTACAGTAAAAGAAAATTCAGTATTAAAGCTTAACCTGAACAATCCGATACGGGAAATTGGCGTCGAAAACCCGTTCTCCAGCTTTGGACCTTTCAATTCGGACGGTGACGTCATTGGCATCATTGACCTGAAACAGGCCCTGGCGAACGCGAAGCTCGATCCGAATATCAAAGGAGTTTACCTCCAAACTGAGTATCCGCAGGCGGGTTGGGCAACGCTTGAAGAAGTGCGCATGGCGCTGCTGGATTTTAAAAAATCGAAGAAATTTGTCTATGCTTATGGCGAGGTGATGACCGAAAAAGGATATTACCTGGCATCAATAGCCGATAATATTTATGTGAATCCAGCCGGAGCCGTCGAATGGAATGGTCTGGATGCCGAGTATACCTTCTTCAAAGGAACACTTGACAAGTTGAATATCAAGCCGGTAATTTTCCGGGTAGGAGAGTTTAAAAGCGCTGTAGAGCCGTTCCTCTACGAAAAAATGAGTGAGGCCAGCAAATTGCAGACCGCTTCTTTCCTGAACTCAATGAACAATCATTTCGCCTCAGCCATTGCTACCAGCCGAAACGTATCGGTTGCAGCCTTGAAGAAAGAAGCTGATGAATTGTCTATCCAGACGCCGCAAGATGCCCTGAGAGCAAAATTGGTTACCCGTGTTGCCTATTACGATGAAGTGGAAACCGACATGCGGAAAAAATTAGGCATCGACGAAAAGAAAAAGATCGATTTTGTTTCGCTGGGTAAATACGGAAAAGCGAAAAAATACGTCGAAGAAGGAAACATCAAAAACCGCATTGCTGTCATCGTCGCTTCGGGCGATATCGTTTCGGGAAAAGATGACAACAACATTGCTTCGGACAACATTACGGAACAACTGCGCAAAGCTCGGCTAGACGATAAAGTGAAAGCAATTGTGATGCGTATCAACTCGCCGGGTGGTAGCGCGCTGGCGTCGGATGTGATGTGGCGTGAAATTGAGCTGGCCAAAAAAGCCAAGCCCGTCATTGCTTCCATGTCTGATTATGCTGCCTCTGGAGGCTATTATATGGCGATGGGTTGCAATCAGATTGTGGCTTATCCTAATACCATTACGGGGTCTATCGGGATTTTCGGCATGCTGTTTAACACCGAAGGCTTCTTCAAGGAAAAACTCGGAATTACGTACGACCGGGTGCTGACCAATGCCCATTCTGACTTCCCGACCTTAACGCGTGAAATGTCGCCGTTTGAGCGGGATGTGTTGCAGAAAAACGTGGAGCGCGGTTACGCCATCTTCACTTCTAAAGCGGCCCAGGGACGCAAAATGCCGGTTGATAGCCTGCGCAAGCTAGCTTCAGGAAGGGTTTGGACGGGCGAACAGGCGAAAGCCAACGGGCTGGTCGATAAATTAGGCGGCTTGGATGATGCCATCAAACTGGCGGCTCAGTCGGCTAAGCTGAAAGAAGGCGATTACCGGGTTCGTTATATTCCCGAGAAGAAAAACGCCATTGAAGAACTGCTGAAAGGGTTCACCGGTGGGGACGAAGAAACGAAATTGAGCGCCCACGTTGGTGAGTTGGCTCCGTACATTCAATACCTGAAAAAACTGAAGAACATGCAGGGGGTACAGGCGCGCTTGCCCTTTGAAATTGATATTAAATAA
- a CDS encoding inorganic pyrophosphatase codes for MNQQFKAHPWHGISIGEDAPNLVTAFIEIVPTDTVKYEVDKETGYLKIDRPQKYSNIVPALYGFLPQTYCDEQVASLARERSGRDIEKGDGDPIDICVLSEHAITHGNIILQAIPIGGFRLLDKGEADDKIIAVLKGDAMYSLYKDLKDLPKDVVMRLQHYFLTYKNLPAEPMTCEIVNIYGREEAHEVIRRSVEDYWQLIRTQATMSL; via the coding sequence CAACAATTTAAAGCACATCCCTGGCATGGGATTTCGATCGGAGAAGATGCTCCGAATCTGGTAACGGCTTTCATCGAGATTGTTCCTACGGATACGGTCAAATATGAAGTAGACAAAGAGACAGGGTATCTGAAAATCGACCGCCCGCAGAAATATTCCAACATTGTTCCGGCCCTGTATGGCTTCCTTCCGCAAACGTATTGCGATGAGCAGGTAGCTTCTCTCGCGCGCGAACGGTCAGGACGGGACATTGAAAAAGGAGATGGCGACCCCATTGATATCTGCGTTTTGAGCGAGCACGCCATCACGCACGGAAACATCATTCTGCAAGCCATTCCCATCGGTGGATTCCGTTTGCTGGACAAAGGTGAAGCTGACGATAAAATCATCGCTGTTCTGAAAGGAGATGCCATGTACTCGCTGTACAAAGACCTGAAAGATCTGCCGAAAGATGTTGTTATGCGGTTGCAGCACTATTTCTTAACGTATAAAAACTTACCGGCTGAGCCCATGACTTGCGAGATCGTCAACATCTACGGTCGTGAAGAAGCCCACGAGGTGATTCGTCGGTCAGTAGAAGACTATTGGCAGCTAATTCGCACGCAGGCGACGATGAGCTTATAG